The Nostoc sp. 'Lobaria pulmonaria (5183) cyanobiont' genome window below encodes:
- a CDS encoding SDR family oxidoreductase, with the protein MKDDRLEMQDPRQQYPAPPFPQQPQSVPGLAQKMQPQPDHGEQSYIGSGKLAGRKALVTGGDSGIGRAVAIAFAREGADVAIGYLKSEEADAQEVIQLIEQSGRKAVALPGDITDEHFCQKLVTDAVQSLNGLDILVNNAGAQTSYPSISDITTEHFDKVMKTNLYALFWITKAAVPHLKPGASIINTTSIQAYQPSASLLDYALTKAGIENFSKSLAKQMIEKGVRVNAVAPGPFWTPLQPSGGQTEDKIEKFGSEVPLGRPGQPVEIAPVYVLLASQEGSYITGEVYGVTGGIGIA; encoded by the coding sequence ATGAAAGACGATCGATTAGAGATGCAAGACCCCCGGCAGCAATATCCCGCTCCGCCCTTTCCCCAACAACCGCAGTCCGTACCAGGACTTGCTCAAAAGATGCAGCCCCAACCGGATCACGGTGAGCAGAGCTACATTGGAAGTGGAAAGCTTGCAGGCCGCAAGGCATTGGTCACGGGAGGCGATTCTGGTATCGGCCGCGCTGTGGCGATCGCATTTGCGCGGGAAGGTGCTGATGTCGCGATCGGGTATCTTAAGAGTGAGGAGGCTGATGCTCAAGAGGTCATCCAATTGATTGAACAATCAGGGCGCAAAGCGGTTGCGCTTCCGGGTGATATCACCGACGAGCATTTTTGCCAAAAGCTGGTGACAGATGCAGTGCAATCTTTGAACGGTTTAGATATTCTTGTGAACAATGCTGGCGCACAGACATCTTACCCATCAATTAGCGATATCACGACTGAGCATTTCGATAAAGTGATGAAGACAAACCTCTACGCGCTATTTTGGATTACCAAAGCTGCCGTTCCACATCTCAAGCCCGGAGCATCAATTATTAACACCACTTCGATTCAGGCATATCAACCTTCAGCGAGTCTGCTTGACTATGCGCTGACCAAAGCCGGCATTGAGAATTTCAGCAAATCTCTCGCGAAACAGATGATCGAGAAGGGAGTGCGCGTTAATGCAGTCGCACCCGGTCCATTCTGGACACCGCTACAGCCGAGTGGTGGTCAGACCGAGGACAAGATCGAGAAATTTGGTTCTGAAGTTCCGCTCGGAAGACCCGGTCAGCCTGTGGAAATTGCTCCTGTGTATGTGTTGCTTGCTTCCCAAGAAGGCAGCTACATCACGGGAGAAGTTTATGGTGTAACAGGCGGCATCGGGATTGCCTAG
- a CDS encoding YcjF family protein, with the protein MPLSRIVTLIVGLIVILGLVLWLIDSLSRLYWQLSYSPLLGNLLLLLLILLIGALVAAFVYYVLVIRTGEKRSRRNPKRVTAAQIPAGKSDAASTTLQAVRQQVAQIQDEVTRQALLSRSREIEANLARGEIQVVVFGTGSAGKTSLVNAIMGRMVGQVDAPMGTTQVGETYCLRLKGLERKILITDTPGILEAGVAGTEREQMARELATEADLLLFVVDNDLRRSEYEPLRGLAEIGKRSLLVLNKTDLYTDEDKESILARLRQRVRGFIATNDVVAIAANPQPAQLETGETFQPEPDIVPLLRRTAAVLRAEGEDLVADNILLQSLRLGDEARKLIDGQRRRQADKIVERFQWIGAGVVSVTPIPVVDLLATAAVNAQMVVEIGRVYGCELNMERGRELALSLAKTIASLGIVKGAIQLLSTALQLNVATFIIGRAIQGVTAAYLTRIAGKSFIEYFRHDQDWGDGGMTEVVQRQFQINRRDEFIKAFIQEAIARVVKPLQDKSEAIKEQESREESQ; encoded by the coding sequence ATGCCTCTGTCACGCATAGTAACGCTGATTGTCGGTCTGATCGTCATTTTGGGGCTAGTCCTATGGCTAATTGATTCCCTATCACGCCTCTATTGGCAATTGTCCTATTCGCCGTTGCTAGGCAATTTGTTGCTGTTATTGCTGATTCTCCTGATTGGAGCCTTGGTTGCCGCTTTTGTCTATTATGTATTGGTGATTCGGACTGGGGAAAAGCGATCGCGCCGCAACCCGAAGCGAGTAACTGCGGCGCAAATTCCGGCTGGCAAATCTGATGCTGCTTCTACAACTCTCCAGGCTGTGCGGCAACAGGTAGCGCAAATTCAAGATGAAGTTACACGCCAAGCTTTATTAAGTCGATCGCGAGAGATTGAAGCCAACTTAGCACGGGGTGAAATTCAAGTAGTGGTATTTGGTACGGGGAGTGCTGGCAAAACTTCCTTAGTAAATGCAATTATGGGACGCATGGTCGGTCAGGTGGATGCACCGATGGGTACAACTCAGGTTGGAGAAACTTATTGTCTGCGGTTGAAGGGATTAGAACGCAAGATTTTAATTACAGATACGCCGGGGATTTTAGAAGCAGGGGTGGCGGGAACGGAACGGGAACAAATGGCGCGAGAACTGGCAACAGAAGCAGATTTATTGTTGTTTGTAGTAGATAATGATTTACGCCGATCAGAATATGAGCCGTTGCGGGGGTTGGCAGAAATTGGGAAGCGATCGCTCCTAGTTCTCAACAAAACTGATTTATATACAGATGAGGATAAAGAATCCATCCTCGCGAGATTGCGTCAACGGGTACGGGGATTTATTGCTACTAATGATGTGGTAGCGATCGCTGCTAATCCGCAACCTGCACAACTTGAAACTGGCGAAACCTTCCAGCCGGAACCGGATATTGTTCCTTTGCTGCGGCGCACGGCTGCGGTTTTACGTGCTGAAGGTGAAGATTTGGTAGCAGATAACATTCTTTTACAGTCTCTGCGATTGGGAGACGAGGCACGAAAACTCATCGATGGTCAGCGCCGCCGTCAAGCTGACAAAATCGTAGAACGGTTTCAATGGATTGGCGCTGGTGTGGTATCAGTCACGCCTATACCAGTCGTAGATTTACTAGCGACAGCTGCTGTTAATGCTCAAATGGTTGTGGAAATTGGCAGAGTCTACGGCTGTGAATTGAATATGGAACGGGGAAGAGAATTAGCCCTTTCTTTAGCGAAAACCATCGCTAGTTTAGGCATTGTTAAAGGAGCAATTCAATTATTATCTACAGCATTGCAACTTAATGTTGCCACCTTTATTATTGGTAGAGCAATTCAAGGCGTGACAGCAGCTTATTTAACGCGAATTGCTGGTAAAAGTTTTATTGAATATTTTCGTCATGATCAAGATTGGGGTGATGGTGGAATGACAGAAGTTGTCCAGCGACAGTTTCAAATTAATCGCAGAGATGAATTTATTAAGGCTTTTATTCAAGAAGCGATCGCGCGAGTGGTGAAGCCGTTACAAGATAAATCTGAAGCGATCAAAGAACAAGAAAGCAGAGAGGAATCTCAATAA
- a CDS encoding serine/threonine-protein kinase, producing MTHHIIGKLLLGRYQIVQSLGAGVFGQTYIAVDVDYPENPKCVIKQIKVSSSESDYLEMLRLLFLTETQTLKLLGSHDQIPEFIACFEENERFYLVQECIEGHALTAELPIDRQWGCLWSESEVVEFLIDVLGILEFVHSQGVIHCDIKPENLIRRTVDNKLVMIDFGSIQSIDFGIGAELPIYRIPVTSLGYIPPEQFIGQTQPNSDIYALGMIAIQALTGLEPLQLKTDPSTNEIFWRSQNTPVNDYLAAVLSQMIRYNYQDRFQSVGEVLRVLKQIIWETQPSETLEKNSQFSLEVAKNSASGKSSPLLTGMKVGLAANSLVMGFGVYSLVNTAPAYSETDTLYKATKEYQAGDLEEAIALAKSIPSHSNVYPEAQATIEEWQEQWQVAAQQYEIAQTAFKESRWSDVLHTAAKVPKIFYWQSKIDKIVQQASVNIEIQTQDLLAQAYEKAAEKDFSAALQYLRQIPQESHAGALVQDKLAEYNRKRQIRAAYFLQKANKQASIGDFERAVKFLKNIPNDTLVYAQAQVKLNEYTQKQRVLTDNQKIASAKKTNFFVPKNSTNKVEYLQEVNYLQEVNIR from the coding sequence ATGACCCACCACATAATCGGTAAATTACTACTAGGGCGTTACCAAATTGTCCAAAGCCTCGGTGCAGGGGTGTTTGGACAAACATACATTGCTGTAGACGTAGATTATCCAGAGAATCCCAAATGTGTTATTAAGCAGATTAAAGTTAGCAGTTCCGAATCCGACTACTTGGAGATGCTGAGGTTACTGTTTCTGACTGAAACCCAAACCCTGAAACTTCTGGGAAGCCATGACCAAATTCCTGAATTTATCGCTTGTTTTGAAGAAAACGAGCGATTTTATTTAGTGCAAGAGTGTATTGAAGGACATGCGCTAACTGCGGAATTGCCTATCGATCGACAATGGGGCTGTCTGTGGAGTGAAAGCGAAGTTGTAGAATTCCTGATCGATGTCTTAGGTATTCTAGAATTTGTTCACTCTCAAGGTGTGATTCATTGCGATATCAAACCGGAAAACTTGATTAGACGTACTGTTGATAACAAGTTAGTTATGATTGACTTTGGTTCAATCCAGTCGATTGATTTTGGCATAGGTGCAGAATTGCCTATTTATAGAATTCCCGTCACTTCATTGGGATACATACCACCAGAGCAATTTATTGGTCAAACACAGCCCAACAGTGATATTTATGCTTTGGGTATGATTGCCATTCAGGCTTTAACAGGACTAGAACCACTACAATTAAAAACCGATCCTTCTACTAATGAAATTTTTTGGCGTTCTCAAAACACGCCAGTTAACGATTATCTAGCTGCTGTTCTCAGCCAAATGATCCGCTATAATTACCAAGACCGCTTTCAGTCTGTGGGTGAAGTGCTGCGGGTACTTAAACAAATAATCTGGGAAACTCAGCCATCAGAAACATTAGAGAAAAATTCTCAATTTTCCCTAGAAGTAGCGAAAAATTCTGCATCTGGTAAATCGTCCCCATTATTAACGGGAATGAAAGTCGGACTGGCAGCTAATTCTTTAGTGATGGGATTTGGTGTATATTCTTTAGTTAATACTGCACCTGCATATTCAGAAACAGATACATTATATAAAGCCACAAAAGAATATCAAGCAGGAGATTTGGAAGAAGCGATCGCACTCGCTAAATCAATTCCTTCCCACAGCAATGTTTATCCAGAAGCGCAAGCTACAATTGAAGAATGGCAAGAGCAATGGCAAGTAGCTGCACAGCAATACGAAATAGCACAAACAGCTTTTAAAGAGAGCAGATGGTCAGATGTTCTTCATACTGCTGCTAAAGTTCCAAAGATTTTCTATTGGCAATCTAAAATAGATAAAATAGTTCAGCAAGCATCCGTAAACATTGAAATACAGACGCAAGATTTATTAGCACAAGCTTACGAAAAAGCCGCTGAAAAAGATTTTTCTGCCGCATTACAATATCTGCGTCAAATTCCTCAAGAAAGTCATGCGGGTGCTTTAGTTCAAGACAAGTTAGCTGAATACAATCGAAAACGGCAGATCAGAGCAGCCTACTTTTTACAGAAAGCCAATAAACAAGCATCTATTGGTGATTTCGAGCGAGCTGTAAAATTTCTCAAAAATATTCCCAACGATACTCTAGTTTATGCTCAAGCTCAAGTCAAATTGAATGAGTATACTCAAAAACAACGCGTATTGACTGACAATCAAAAAATAGCTTCTGCAAAAAAAACAAATTTCTTCGTCCCGAAAAACTCAACTAATAAGGTTGAATATCTTCAAGAAGTAAATTATCTTCAAGAAGTTAATATTCGGTAA
- a CDS encoding aldo/keto reductase, whose protein sequence is MQTKQLGNSELNITPIGFGAWAIGGGGWAFGWGEQNDQESIAALNSALDLGVNWIDTAAVYGLGHSEEVVAKALKGRSSRPYIFTKCSLIWDEKGEIGHSLKADSVRNEVEASLRRLNIETIDLYQIHWPNPDSEVEEGWTTLAKLKDEGKVRNIGVSNFNVEQLKRIQEIAPVTSLQPPYSLVKPDVEKEILPFCKENNIGVIVYSPMQSGLLTGKITPERVANFPDNDWRKNNSEFQEPRLSRNLKLVEVLQHIGQQHDRSPGEVAIAWTLNNPAVTAAIVGGRNPKQVEGIIGAGEFRLNQQELNDIDTFLRENP, encoded by the coding sequence ATGCAAACCAAACAGCTTGGTAATTCAGAGCTTAACATTACCCCAATCGGCTTTGGAGCCTGGGCGATTGGTGGAGGTGGGTGGGCTTTTGGCTGGGGAGAGCAAAATGACCAGGAATCGATCGCAGCGCTCAATTCCGCTCTTGACCTCGGCGTTAATTGGATTGACACCGCAGCTGTCTATGGTCTAGGGCATTCTGAAGAGGTTGTTGCTAAAGCACTCAAAGGTCGATCTAGTCGCCCCTACATTTTCACTAAATGTTCACTAATCTGGGATGAAAAGGGCGAAATAGGTCACAGCCTGAAGGCGGATTCTGTGCGGAATGAGGTTGAAGCCAGTTTGCGCCGACTCAACATTGAAACTATCGATCTCTACCAGATCCACTGGCCCAACCCTGACTCAGAAGTTGAAGAAGGCTGGACGACTCTCGCCAAGCTCAAGGATGAGGGTAAGGTTCGCAATATCGGGGTTTCAAACTTCAATGTAGAACAGTTGAAACGTATCCAGGAGATTGCACCAGTTACGTCATTGCAACCGCCTTATTCATTGGTGAAGCCTGATGTCGAAAAGGAGATTCTGCCTTTTTGTAAGGAAAACAACATAGGTGTGATTGTTTATTCACCTATGCAATCTGGTTTGCTTACAGGAAAGATAACACCTGAGCGGGTTGCTAATTTCCCAGATAATGATTGGCGCAAAAACAATAGTGAATTTCAGGAGCCACGTCTATCTCGTAACCTAAAGCTAGTCGAGGTGTTGCAACACATTGGTCAACAACACGATCGCTCACCAGGTGAGGTGGCGATCGCTTGGACTTTAAATAATCCGGCGGTGACTGCGGCGATCGTTGGCGGACGCAATCCCAAGCAGGTGGAAGGAATCATTGGTGCTGGAGAGTTTCGCCTTAATCAGCAGGAACTAAATGATATTGACACTTTCCTGCGCGAGAATCCATAA
- a CDS encoding peptidoglycan-binding domain-containing protein, translated as MSFKLQALQLPTLQKKSEGLIVTAWQKFLLDYDFSIAAVDGDFGNITDQATRDYQTTNALTVTGIVDTATYKKALEQGFAIYFAIYTDAGKKLLTYLNFGENEVKDLQKSLTVIGRLNPPLVADGDFGPNSTKGLAETYKIRDINFRAELAQQLSNTTKTKLGIDLELALDNITEYAKRLRQRLSGKAWVNFFPDSDLIDDLASPFRQKVQAFEQALKNAGANIDISSVFRPSERAYLMHYAFRISNNEIAAKDVPPMPNVDINWLHYTNAGSIQAAKEMVSAYNIAFRPVLTSRHTQRLAIDWEITWSGTLNIKNASGTTVSINQPRTSYENSTLWQVGRSYGVIKLSSDRPHWSNDGH; from the coding sequence ATGAGCTTTAAACTTCAAGCTTTGCAACTTCCTACTCTCCAGAAAAAATCCGAAGGGTTGATTGTAACTGCTTGGCAGAAATTTCTTTTAGATTATGACTTCTCGATTGCTGCCGTTGATGGGGATTTTGGGAATATTACGGATCAAGCAACTCGTGATTATCAGACTACTAATGCTTTAACAGTAACGGGAATTGTCGATACTGCTACTTATAAAAAAGCGCTAGAGCAAGGTTTTGCAATTTATTTCGCTATCTATACCGATGCCGGGAAAAAATTATTAACCTATCTTAACTTTGGAGAGAATGAGGTCAAAGACTTACAAAAAAGTTTAACAGTGATCGGCCGTTTGAATCCGCCGTTAGTAGCTGATGGAGACTTTGGCCCTAACAGTACAAAAGGACTAGCCGAAACTTATAAAATAAGAGACATCAATTTTCGAGCCGAGTTAGCTCAACAGCTTTCTAATACAACAAAAACCAAGCTTGGTATTGATTTGGAGTTGGCTTTAGACAACATTACAGAATACGCCAAAAGATTAAGACAACGACTGAGTGGAAAAGCCTGGGTTAATTTTTTCCCAGACAGCGACTTAATTGATGATTTAGCTTCTCCCTTCCGTCAAAAAGTACAAGCTTTTGAGCAAGCCTTAAAAAATGCCGGAGCTAATATCGATATCTCTTCAGTATTTCGCCCATCAGAAAGAGCTTATTTAATGCACTATGCTTTTCGTATTAGTAACAATGAAATTGCTGCCAAAGATGTTCCACCTATGCCTAATGTAGATATTAATTGGCTACATTATACCAATGCTGGTTCTATCCAAGCTGCTAAAGAAATGGTGTCTGCTTATAATATTGCTTTTCGACCTGTTCTTACCTCTCGTCATACCCAAAGATTAGCAATTGATTGGGAAATTACTTGGTCAGGAACCTTAAATATCAAAAACGCTAGTGGAACTACAGTTAGTATTAATCAGCCACGAACGAGTTATGAAAATTCTACTTTATGGCAGGTTGGCCGTTCTTACGGTGTGATTAAATTATCTAGCGATCGCCCCCACTGGTCTAATGATGGACATTAA
- the ftsH4 gene encoding ATP-dependent zinc metalloprotease FtsH, with the protein MAIKEQPKSPRFRIVANILLAVSGLFLLLNLFLPGLFASGPTGVPYSLFIHQVQEGEVSRVSVGQNQILYQLKAENAESPSVFATTPIFDLELPKLLEEKGVEFAATPPPKNTWFTTLLSWVIPPLIFIGIWQFFLARGSGGGGPQGVLSIGKSKAKVYVEGESAKITFTDVAGVEEAKTELVEIVDFLKTPARFTQIGARIPKGVLLVGPPGTGKTLLAKAVAGEAGVPFFSISGSEFVELFVGVGSSRVRDLFEQAKKQAPCIIFIDELDAIGKSRSSNGFYGGNDEREQTLNQLLTEMDGFAAGDATVIVLAATNRPEVLDPALLRPGRFDRQVLVDRPDLSDREAILKIHAQKVKLGDDVDLRAIATRTPGFAGADLANLVNEAALLAARNLRERVAQEDFAEAIERVVAGLEKKSRVMNETEKKIVAYHEVGHAMVGALTTGNGRVEKISIIPRGMAALGYTLQLPTEDRFLMNEAELRGQIATLLGGRSAEEVVFNSITTGASNDLQRATDLAERMVTAYGMSKVLGPLAYQQGQQAAFLGNGATNPRRAVSEDTSKAIDSEVKEIVETAHEQALEILRQNRDLLEAIATQLLETEVIEGEKLHSLLSQVKPVTHS; encoded by the coding sequence ATGGCAATTAAAGAACAGCCTAAGTCACCTCGGTTTCGGATCGTTGCTAATATATTACTGGCAGTCTCAGGGCTATTCCTGCTCTTAAATTTATTTTTGCCTGGTTTATTTGCTTCTGGCCCTACTGGTGTTCCTTATAGCTTATTTATTCATCAAGTACAGGAAGGGGAAGTCAGCCGTGTTTCCGTTGGTCAAAACCAGATCCTCTACCAACTAAAAGCAGAAAATGCCGAATCGCCGTCGGTATTTGCAACTACACCAATCTTTGATTTAGAGTTACCCAAACTGCTAGAAGAAAAGGGAGTTGAGTTTGCTGCTACACCGCCACCCAAGAATACTTGGTTTACAACCCTCTTAAGTTGGGTAATTCCACCACTAATTTTTATTGGTATTTGGCAGTTCTTTCTCGCCCGTGGTAGCGGTGGTGGTGGCCCCCAAGGTGTTCTCTCCATTGGTAAGAGCAAGGCTAAGGTTTACGTTGAAGGCGAATCGGCTAAAATCACCTTTACAGATGTGGCTGGAGTCGAAGAAGCGAAAACTGAGTTAGTGGAAATTGTGGATTTCCTCAAGACTCCGGCACGGTTTACGCAAATTGGCGCTAGGATTCCCAAAGGTGTGTTGTTAGTTGGCCCTCCAGGTACTGGTAAAACACTTTTAGCGAAAGCCGTAGCAGGAGAAGCAGGAGTTCCATTTTTCAGCATCTCTGGTTCCGAGTTTGTAGAATTGTTTGTCGGTGTGGGTTCTTCTAGAGTCCGGGATTTGTTTGAACAGGCCAAAAAACAAGCTCCCTGTATTATATTCATTGATGAATTGGATGCGATCGGTAAGTCTCGTAGTAGTAACGGCTTCTACGGTGGTAACGATGAGCGAGAACAAACCCTCAACCAATTACTAACTGAGATGGACGGGTTTGCAGCTGGGGATGCAACGGTAATTGTGCTAGCAGCTACCAACCGCCCCGAAGTACTAGACCCTGCATTGCTGCGTCCAGGCCGCTTTGACCGCCAAGTGTTAGTAGACCGTCCCGATTTATCCGATCGTGAGGCAATTCTCAAGATTCACGCTCAAAAGGTAAAATTAGGAGATGATGTAGATTTAAGAGCGATCGCTACTCGTACCCCCGGTTTTGCTGGCGCAGATTTGGCAAACTTGGTGAACGAAGCCGCATTATTGGCAGCGCGCAATCTGCGTGAAAGGGTTGCTCAAGAAGACTTTGCCGAAGCAATTGAGCGAGTAGTCGCCGGTTTAGAGAAGAAGAGTCGCGTGATGAACGAGACTGAGAAAAAGATTGTTGCATACCATGAAGTTGGTCACGCAATGGTGGGGGCACTCACAACAGGAAACGGTCGTGTAGAAAAGATTTCGATTATTCCTCGTGGGATGGCTGCTTTGGGCTACACTCTGCAATTACCAACTGAAGACCGCTTTTTGATGAATGAAGCAGAACTGCGGGGTCAGATTGCAACTCTGTTAGGTGGACGTTCCGCCGAAGAGGTTGTATTTAATAGTATTACCACAGGTGCTTCCAACGATTTGCAACGAGCAACTGACTTGGCAGAACGGATGGTAACAGCTTATGGTATGAGTAAAGTCTTAGGGCCATTGGCTTATCAACAAGGACAACAAGCAGCATTCCTGGGTAATGGTGCTACTAATCCTCGGCGGGCGGTAAGTGAAGATACTTCCAAAGCCATTGATAGCGAAGTCAAGGAAATCGTGGAAACAGCCCACGAACAAGCCCTAGAGATTCTCAGACAGAATCGAGACTTGCTAGAAGCGATCGCTACTCAACTCTTGGAAACAGAGGTCATTGAAGGCGAAAAACTGCACAGTTTGTTGAGTCAAGTGAAACCTGTAACTCATTCGTAA
- a CDS encoding PEP-CTERM sorting domain-containing protein (PEP-CTERM proteins occur, often in large numbers, in the proteomes of bacteria that also encode an exosortase, a predicted intramembrane cysteine proteinase. The presence of a PEP-CTERM domain at a protein's C-terminus predicts cleavage within the sorting domain, followed by covalent anchoring to some some component of the (usually Gram-negative) cell surface. Many PEP-CTERM proteins exhibit an unusual sequence composition that includes large numbers of potential glycosylation sites. Expression of one such protein has been shown restore the ability of a bacterium to form floc, a type of biofilm.): MKRFYKLAIASAIVGLGLGTLNTAQAATFTQTASDQGWWAAEDGLNGANSNDNINYVTGNIRGTDLRNYFKFDLGNLVGVSSATLQIQRFQGSGNPTETLGFFDVSTPANVLSQKNNSPNNTIYNDLGSGKNYGTFNVTTSGNPNEIFNFALNSNAIADINTRNGNFFSIGGALQGDLVEEYLFSESGGQAFAKLVVDTDSTPVPEPSALAGIMVVGVGGWCLKQNGTKKKSANVLFTRVLSLWKNLD, translated from the coding sequence ATGAAAAGGTTTTATAAATTAGCAATTGCGTCTGCTATTGTTGGGTTGGGATTAGGAACGCTGAATACAGCCCAAGCAGCAACTTTTACTCAGACTGCATCAGATCAAGGTTGGTGGGCTGCTGAAGATGGACTTAATGGTGCTAATTCTAACGATAATATCAACTACGTAACTGGAAATATACGCGGAACAGATTTACGTAACTATTTTAAATTCGATCTCGGTAATCTAGTAGGAGTTTCTTCAGCAACTTTGCAAATTCAACGATTTCAGGGTTCAGGAAATCCAACAGAGACTTTAGGTTTTTTTGATGTTTCAACACCTGCTAATGTGTTGAGTCAGAAAAATAATAGCCCCAATAATACTATTTATAATGATTTGGGAAGTGGTAAAAACTATGGAACTTTTAACGTTACTACTTCTGGCAATCCAAACGAAATCTTTAATTTTGCTCTCAACTCCAACGCCATTGCAGATATTAACACCAGAAACGGAAATTTTTTCTCAATTGGAGGTGCGCTTCAAGGGGATCTTGTTGAGGAATATCTTTTTTCTGAGAGTGGTGGTCAAGCATTTGCTAAACTTGTGGTCGATACAGATTCAACCCCTGTTCCAGAACCTAGCGCCCTTGCTGGGATAATGGTTGTTGGTGTTGGAGGCTGGTGCCTAAAGCAAAATGGCACTAAGAAAAAAAGCGCAAATGTATTATTTACAAGGGTTTTATCACTTTGGAAAAATCTAGATTAA
- a CDS encoding SDR family oxidoreductase has product MSEDLKGKVALITGANKGIGYEIARQLGSRGASVVVGSRDIGRGEEAANKLRFSQIDARTIQLDVSDQKTIDSAAKQIESEFGKLDILVNNAGILSDGDRLPPSQVDIETLRHTYETNVFGVFAVTKALLPLLKKSKAGRIVNLSSGLGSLTQNSDPNYEFADFKLLAYNSSKTAVNAITVLLAAELKDTLIKVNSADPGFTATDINQYQGYRTIEQGAIAAVRLATLPNDGSSGGFFDENGVVPW; this is encoded by the coding sequence ATGTCAGAAGATTTAAAAGGCAAAGTTGCGCTGATCACTGGTGCAAACAAAGGTATTGGGTATGAAATTGCCCGCCAACTAGGTTCTAGAGGTGCTAGTGTTGTTGTTGGTTCAAGAGATATAGGACGTGGTGAAGAAGCAGCGAATAAACTTCGTTTCAGCCAGATCGATGCCCGAACAATTCAACTTGATGTGAGCGACCAAAAAACAATCGACTCTGCGGCTAAACAAATCGAGAGCGAATTCGGAAAACTTGATATCCTTGTGAACAATGCTGGAATACTAAGTGATGGCGATCGCCTTCCACCTAGTCAAGTTGATATTGAAACACTGCGACATACTTATGAAACGAATGTATTTGGAGTGTTTGCAGTTACCAAAGCGTTGTTACCACTGTTAAAGAAGTCAAAAGCAGGGCGAATAGTGAATTTATCAAGTGGTTTAGGTTCTCTGACTCAAAACTCCGATCCAAATTATGAATTCGCTGACTTTAAGCTTCTTGCTTATAACTCATCAAAGACAGCAGTGAATGCAATCACAGTTTTGTTGGCTGCCGAACTTAAAGATACCCTAATTAAAGTCAATTCTGCCGATCCTGGTTTTACAGCAACTGACATTAATCAATACCAAGGGTATCGCACTATTGAGCAGGGTGCGATCGCAGCAGTAAGACTAGCTACTCTACCTAATGATGGTTCTAGCGGAGGTTTTTTTGATGAAAATGGTGTGGTTCCTTGGTAA
- a CDS encoding class I SAM-dependent methyltransferase — translation MTVNQIIGDSKNQIFANFGKRFFAWMMAPSTNKYDKIVSDRKRSIFANLQGKVLEIGPGTGPNLPYYPKDIHWIGIEPNPHTHYSLQKQAEKLGLNIDLRSGNAEWLDAEDNSIDTVVSTLVLCSVPNIDYTLQAILRVLKPGGRFLFIEHVAAPQRSLLQQLQNTISPIWQVIGDGCHPDRETWIALGKASFSSIHYERFDAQLPIVSPHIIGVATK, via the coding sequence ATGACTGTAAACCAAATTATTGGAGATTCAAAAAATCAGATTTTTGCCAACTTTGGGAAACGTTTCTTTGCTTGGATGATGGCTCCAAGTACCAACAAATACGATAAAATTGTCAGCGATCGCAAACGTTCTATTTTTGCTAATCTTCAAGGTAAAGTGTTAGAAATTGGCCCCGGAACAGGCCCTAACTTACCCTACTATCCTAAAGATATCCATTGGATAGGAATCGAGCCAAATCCCCATACGCATTACTCTCTCCAAAAACAAGCAGAAAAACTGGGTTTAAATATTGACCTCCGCAGTGGTAATGCTGAATGGTTAGATGCCGAGGATAACAGCATAGATACTGTTGTTAGTACATTAGTTTTGTGCTCAGTGCCGAATATAGATTATACATTGCAGGCAATTTTAAGAGTACTTAAACCAGGTGGACGCTTCTTATTTATTGAACATGTCGCCGCACCTCAAAGAAGTTTATTGCAACAACTACAAAACACAATTAGTCCGATTTGGCAAGTGATAGGTGATGGTTGTCATCCAGATAGAGAAACTTGGATAGCATTAGGAAAAGCTAGTTTTAGTAGCATCCATTATGAGCGATTTGATGCACAATTGCCAATTGTTAGTCCTCATATTATCGGCGTAGCGACAAAGTGA